A window from Frischella perrara encodes these proteins:
- the glnD gene encoding bifunctional uridylyltransferase/uridylyl-removing protein GlnD yields MNTDIYSTLKFPFSPLNFTDEELTIAHLKQSLDQFYQWSVAEFKANADIEKLIYTRAKFIDELLIRLWKNFHIPDQVTSIFKSNRISLIAVGGYGRSELHPLSDIDILILSDKELTSQMEEQIGQLVRLLWDLHLDVGHSVRTLKICLQEAKNDITIMTNLIESRLIVGNQELFDELQQQILNENIWPSKTFYQAKIQEQLQRHQQYHSTSYNLEPDIKNSPGGLRDIQIIQWIALRHFGKESLQKNGHFVYLTSEEIDEINNCRRFLWRMRFALHSVINRYDNRLLFDRQLSIAKLLGYQGEGNRPVEKMMRDYYRVVHNITELNQMLLQLFEESILSLKSDKPYDIDEYFQVRDKLIDIKNNDLFIQYPVMIMQLFHTILLNPQIIGIHSNTIRQLRSARRKLDGLLCQLPQARQQFLQIIKHPDAIKKAIFLMHRHGILAKYIPGWKRIVGMMQFDLFHIYTVDEHTIRLLLEIADFTTEEGQKKHPNSSKVYAKLPKPELLIITALFHDIAKGRSGDHSELGAELVEQFCQLHDLSEKETKLIVWLVRYHLLMSVTAQSRDLQDPAVIREFAQQVKNKSYLQHLLCLTVADVCATNETLWNSWKQSLMRELYFQTDRLFELGIHRIPEHRSIAREHKKLALAQLVQDGYDELEIKQFWKDYLFDYFWRYTTEQIVWHVKNLLNHDLTQPLVVINQIPFHGGTEIFIYSPDRPYLFATVSSELSKRNLNIHDALITTNKKEFALDTFIVLDPYGHLINNDRHQEIKDNLEKALRQNHYTRVKIKRLSSKLRHFKVPTQINFLSSFNERTTYLELIALDRPGLLARLGEVFSNLGLSLRSAKIVTIGEHVEDLFVLTNKDNQVLNENTCDQLQLAIMMAIDELDNES; encoded by the coding sequence ATGAACACTGACATATATTCAACGCTTAAATTCCCTTTTTCACCACTTAATTTTACTGATGAGGAATTAACAATTGCTCATCTGAAGCAATCTTTAGATCAATTCTACCAATGGTCAGTAGCTGAATTTAAAGCAAACGCTGATATAGAAAAATTAATTTACACGCGGGCAAAATTTATTGATGAGCTATTGATTCGTTTGTGGAAGAATTTTCATATTCCAGATCAGGTTACGTCGATATTTAAATCAAATCGCATTTCTTTAATCGCTGTCGGTGGTTATGGTCGTAGTGAATTACACCCTTTATCAGATATTGATATATTAATACTTAGTGACAAAGAACTAACGAGTCAAATGGAAGAGCAAATCGGTCAACTAGTTCGATTGTTATGGGATTTGCATTTAGATGTCGGTCATAGTGTACGAACTCTAAAGATATGTTTACAAGAAGCCAAAAATGATATTACCATCATGACGAATCTTATAGAATCAAGATTAATTGTTGGTAATCAAGAACTATTTGACGAATTACAGCAACAAATACTCAATGAAAATATTTGGCCATCTAAGACATTTTATCAAGCTAAAATCCAAGAACAATTACAACGCCATCAACAATATCACAGTACAAGTTATAATTTAGAGCCTGACATTAAAAATAGTCCCGGTGGCTTACGCGATATTCAAATTATACAATGGATTGCACTCAGACATTTTGGGAAAGAATCATTACAGAAAAATGGACATTTTGTTTACCTCACATCAGAAGAAATTGATGAAATTAATAATTGTCGTCGTTTTTTATGGCGTATGCGTTTTGCCCTTCATAGCGTGATCAATCGTTATGACAATCGATTATTGTTTGACCGACAATTAAGTATTGCCAAATTATTAGGTTATCAAGGCGAGGGTAACCGGCCAGTTGAAAAAATGATGCGTGATTATTATCGTGTAGTACATAACATTACTGAGCTTAATCAGATGTTATTACAACTATTTGAAGAGTCTATTTTATCACTTAAATCAGATAAACCTTATGATATTGACGAGTATTTTCAAGTTCGCGATAAATTGATTGATATAAAAAATAACGATCTATTTATTCAATATCCGGTTATGATTATGCAATTATTTCATACCATACTATTAAATCCACAAATCATTGGCATTCATTCTAATACTATTAGGCAATTACGTTCAGCTCGTCGTAAACTTGATGGTTTATTATGCCAATTACCACAAGCACGCCAACAATTTTTACAAATTATCAAACATCCTGATGCAATAAAAAAAGCCATTTTTCTTATGCACCGGCATGGGATTTTAGCTAAATATATTCCGGGTTGGAAACGTATCGTTGGCATGATGCAGTTTGATTTGTTTCATATTTATACAGTTGATGAACATACTATTCGTTTATTATTGGAAATAGCTGACTTTACAACCGAAGAAGGACAGAAGAAACATCCGAATAGTTCAAAAGTTTATGCCAAATTACCTAAACCGGAACTGTTAATTATTACGGCTCTTTTCCACGATATTGCTAAAGGACGTTCTGGAGATCATTCTGAATTAGGTGCTGAATTAGTCGAGCAATTCTGCCAATTACATGATCTTAGCGAAAAAGAGACTAAATTAATAGTTTGGTTAGTCCGATACCATTTATTGATGTCAGTAACTGCGCAAAGTCGTGATTTACAAGATCCGGCTGTTATCCGTGAATTTGCTCAGCAAGTCAAAAATAAAAGTTATTTGCAACATTTGCTATGCCTGACTGTTGCCGATGTTTGTGCTACCAATGAAACGCTTTGGAATAGCTGGAAACAGAGTTTGATGCGTGAGCTTTATTTTCAAACCGACCGCTTATTTGAATTAGGCATCCATCGGATTCCAGAACATCGTAGTATTGCGAGAGAACATAAAAAACTGGCGCTAGCCCAGCTTGTCCAAGATGGTTATGATGAGTTAGAAATCAAACAGTTTTGGAAAGATTATCTTTTTGATTATTTTTGGCGTTATACTACTGAACAAATCGTATGGCATGTTAAGAATTTACTCAATCATGATCTTACACAACCTCTAGTTGTCATTAATCAAATCCCATTTCATGGTGGCACTGAAATTTTTATCTATTCTCCAGATAGACCATATCTCTTTGCAACAGTAAGTAGTGAATTAAGTAAACGTAATCTTAATATTCATGATGCATTAATTACAACGAATAAAAAAGAGTTTGCTTTAGATACCTTTATTGTATTGGATCCTTATGGTCATTTGATAAATAACGATCGTCACCAAGAAATCAAAGATAATCTTGAAAAAGCATTACGTCAAAATCACTATACAAGAGTAAAAATTAAACGTCTTTCATCAAAACTACGTCATTTTAAGGTGCCGACCCAAATTAATTTCTTATCGTCATTTAATGAACGCACAACATATTTAGAATTAATTGCTCTTGATCGTCCCGGTTTATTAGCTCGTCTAGGCGAAGTATTTTCCAATCTTGGATTATCATTGCGTAGTGCTAAAATTGTTACTATTGGAGAACATGTGGAAGATTTGTTTGTACTAACGAATAAAGATAACCAAGTTTTAAATGAAAATACCTGTGATCAATTACAACTCGCAATTATGATGGCAATTGATGAATTAGATAATGAGTCTTAG
- a CDS encoding AEC family transporter → MQFFLILFPIFCIFIVGFISQKLLHFDIANLSKMSLYVLSPFLAFKTFYTHTLTIDYIFYSIYLFSLCFIIIGIVYFCSLFMKWNTQENCAMILSSCFMNNGNYGTPVILVFFGEMGFDLAVIIMVLQQFVMSTVGIYYAAKGSSGEDIVSQKAVLKKVIQMPIAYGALLGILFQLFHIPLTSSILNSIGMIGDASIVIIMIILGMQLSMLTIKHIDYSKITIALTIRMIISPLIATVLVYFLPIETTYKQILIILAAMPSAANTTLMSVQFNTKPELVSSSTFISTLISLITLPIVLWLVGTPIPS, encoded by the coding sequence ATGCAATTTTTTCTAATATTGTTCCCTATTTTTTGCATTTTCATTGTCGGATTTATATCTCAAAAGTTACTCCATTTTGATATTGCTAACCTATCAAAAATGTCATTGTATGTTTTATCACCATTTCTAGCATTTAAGACATTCTACACTCATACCTTAACGATTGATTATATTTTTTATAGTATTTATCTATTTTCTCTATGTTTCATCATAATTGGTATAGTTTACTTTTGTAGCCTCTTTATGAAATGGAATACTCAGGAAAATTGTGCCATGATACTTAGTTCGTGCTTTATGAATAATGGTAATTATGGTACACCGGTTATTTTAGTTTTCTTTGGTGAAATGGGGTTTGATTTAGCCGTTATTATCATGGTCTTACAACAATTTGTTATGAGTACTGTGGGCATTTATTATGCAGCGAAAGGGAGTAGTGGTGAAGATATCGTAAGTCAAAAAGCAGTGCTTAAAAAAGTTATACAGATGCCAATTGCTTATGGTGCATTACTGGGTATTCTCTTTCAATTATTCCATATCCCATTAACCTCATCTATCCTCAATTCAATAGGCATGATTGGTGATGCCTCTATAGTTATTATTATGATTATATTAGGTATGCAACTATCTATGTTAACCATTAAACATATAGATTATAGTAAAATTACGATTGCTTTAACTATTAGAATGATCATTTCACCACTGATTGCTACAGTATTAGTATACTTTTTACCAATTGAAACGACTTACAAACAAATATTAATTATACTTGCCGCTATGCCGAGTGCTGCCAATACTACCCTTATGTCTGTACAATTCAACACTAAGCCAGAGTTAGTGTCCAGTTCGACCTTTATAAGTACACTTATAAGTCTAATTACATTACCGATAGTACTTTGGTTGGTTGGAACTCCAATTCCTAGCTAA
- the gstA gene encoding glutathione transferase GstA translates to MKLYYKPFACSLTQHILLIASKLDFDIERVDLKTKKTEHNHNFYDINPRGQVPTLVLNDGTVLTENIAIAQYIADSAPDAKLIAPVGKPERYQTLSWLSYVGTELHTAYVPLFKSDEQTSKEAAVKVLQTKLNFIEARLANRQFIATDYFTIADAYLYVVLSWRKYVEHLPAYPAIDQYTQRIEAIPAVKQALEQESK, encoded by the coding sequence ATGAAACTTTACTATAAGCCTTTTGCTTGTTCACTTACCCAACATATACTACTCATTGCATCAAAACTTGATTTTGATATTGAAAGGGTGGATTTAAAAACTAAAAAAACAGAGCATAATCATAACTTTTATGATATTAATCCGCGGGGGCAAGTTCCAACTTTAGTGTTGAATGATGGCACAGTCTTAACCGAAAATATTGCTATAGCTCAGTATATTGCTGATTCAGCACCTGATGCTAAGTTAATTGCCCCGGTTGGTAAACCTGAACGTTATCAAACTTTGTCATGGTTAAGCTATGTTGGTACTGAACTACATACTGCTTATGTACCTCTCTTTAAATCCGACGAACAAACCAGCAAAGAAGCTGCTGTGAAAGTGCTACAAACAAAATTAAATTTTATTGAAGCACGATTAGCAAATCGTCAATTCATAGCCACCGATTACTTCACTATTGCCGATGCTTATTTATATGTGGTTTTGAGTTGGCGTAAATATGTCGAACATTTACCGGCTTATCCAGCAATTGATCAATATACACAGCGTATTGAAGCAATTCCAGCTGTGAAACAAGCGTTAGAGCAAGAAAGTAAATAA
- a CDS encoding EamA family transporter has product MLKRFVPILLIFVSIASVTGSSSLAKYLFSMLGPEGMTAWRLFFSSLMLIFIFKPWRKPVSKQAWKYIIVYGLALGFMNLSFYYAIERIPIGIAVAIELTGPIIVAMCSARKLLDFIWLAIAIIGLVSLLPIHQANSSLDPYGLLFALCAGSCWALYIITGRKAGQLQGSSSVAIASGLVCCIIFPISVWHNGMAMFSLDVLPLAFVVAVLASAIPYALDVITLPRVSALTFSTLMSLTPVLGAISGFIFLEEKLTCNQWISISLIIVSSIGTVLSIGHKPKIDSVNQ; this is encoded by the coding sequence ATGTTAAAACGTTTTGTACCAATACTATTGATTTTCGTTTCTATAGCATCAGTAACAGGCAGTTCTTCGTTAGCTAAATATTTGTTTTCAATGCTAGGGCCGGAAGGAATGACGGCTTGGCGACTGTTTTTTTCCTCATTAATGCTAATTTTTATATTTAAACCTTGGCGTAAACCCGTTTCTAAACAAGCATGGAAATACATTATTGTTTATGGATTGGCTTTGGGTTTTATGAATTTATCTTTCTATTATGCAATAGAACGCATTCCAATTGGCATTGCTGTAGCTATTGAATTGACTGGACCTATAATAGTAGCAATGTGCTCTGCGCGTAAGCTACTAGATTTTATTTGGTTAGCTATTGCAATAATTGGATTAGTTTCATTGTTACCTATCCATCAAGCTAATTCTAGTTTAGATCCCTATGGTCTGCTATTTGCATTATGTGCTGGTAGTTGCTGGGCATTATATATAATAACTGGACGTAAAGCTGGACAATTACAAGGCAGTTCAAGCGTGGCAATTGCATCGGGATTGGTTTGTTGTATTATTTTCCCTATAAGCGTATGGCATAATGGTATGGCGATGTTTTCGCTAGATGTATTACCTCTGGCATTTGTTGTAGCTGTTTTAGCATCGGCGATACCTTATGCATTAGATGTCATCACACTACCTAGAGTTTCTGCATTAACTTTTAGTACATTAATGAGCTTAACACCCGTATTAGGTGCTATATCTGGTTTTATATTTTTAGAAGAAAAGCTGACTTGCAATCAATGGATTTCAATAAGTCTCATCATTGTTTCGTCAATTGGCACGGTGTTATCAATTGGTCATAAACCTAAAATTGACAGCGTGAACCAATAA
- the truB gene encoding tRNA pseudouridine(55) synthase TruB — protein MARRKKGRNLHGVLLLDKPQGMTSNDVLQKVRYLYNAKKAGHTGALDPLATGMLPICFGESTKFSQYLLDSDKRYRVIAQLGVRTDTSDADGTVVAEKSVNVTEVDIFAALEQFRGDIMQLPTMFSALKYQGRPLYEYARQGVTIEREARPITIYENRFISLHNNQLELEIHCSKGTYIRTIIDDLGELLGCGAHVIYLRRLQVSTYPYEKMVTLDFLRQHSDNQALLDELLLPIDSPALDYNCIILTNEQGNDLLLGRSIQLNESYNESPQLVRLYQQDKFIGMGEVRVDKLVPKRLIQTEK, from the coding sequence ATGGCAAGAAGAAAAAAAGGTCGTAACCTTCACGGCGTATTATTATTAGATAAACCACAGGGTATGACATCTAATGATGTACTACAAAAGGTAAGATATCTCTATAATGCAAAAAAAGCAGGACATACCGGTGCATTAGATCCACTCGCTACAGGTATGTTACCAATTTGTTTTGGTGAATCAACAAAGTTCTCACAATATCTATTAGACTCCGATAAACGTTATCGAGTTATTGCGCAATTGGGTGTTCGCACTGATACTTCTGATGCCGATGGAACAGTTGTTGCTGAAAAAAGTGTTAATGTTACTGAAGTAGATATTTTTGCTGCGTTAGAACAATTTCGTGGCGATATTATGCAATTACCAACAATGTTTTCAGCTTTAAAATATCAAGGGCGACCATTGTATGAGTATGCCCGTCAAGGCGTGACTATTGAACGTGAAGCAAGACCTATCACCATCTACGAAAATCGCTTTATTAGCTTGCATAACAACCAGCTAGAATTGGAAATTCATTGCTCAAAGGGCACATATATTCGTACTATCATAGATGATCTGGGCGAATTATTAGGCTGCGGTGCACATGTTATATATTTAAGACGGTTACAAGTTTCAACTTATCCCTATGAAAAAATGGTAACATTAGATTTTCTGCGTCAGCATAGTGACAATCAAGCCTTGCTTGATGAGTTATTGCTACCGATTGATAGCCCAGCACTTGATTACAATTGTATTATTCTGACAAACGAACAAGGTAACGATCTATTATTAGGTCGCTCAATTCAGCTTAATGAATCATATAATGAATCTCCTCAATTAGTTAGATTGTATCAACAAGATAAATTTATTGGTATGGGTGAAGTTAGGGTTGATAAATTAGTACCAAAACGGCTTATTCAAACGGAAAAATAG